GAGCCGTGGCAATCGGAATAGTAAATAGTCGCATGAGCGGCTTTCCGTAGATCGATCTCTCCGAATCGATCCGGACGTTATTTGACGTGGGCATGAATCACACAAAGTTAACGTGATTTGTTGAGGCGTTGCTGCCGGAAGGAAGCATGAGGCGTGCCAAACGTCGTAATGCTTTCAGAGCATCCAATGCGTCGCGTCGAGATCGCTATAGGAATACTTGAAAACAGCCGATTTTCATTCACCGGAACTGTGCGGCCGGGTGTTCGGCGCGGTCGATCCGTGCGTTGGCAGCACAGTTGATTGTGCGAAACCGCACATGTGTGGGCCGCTGTCCCAGCTGTACAGACTTGAAAAAGCGACGAAGGAGCCGGTATGTTGGTGTGACCGCTCACCCCGCAGCCAGCCGTTCTTAATAGTGGCGGGCCGCCATTGACGACAGTGACTTCGCCACGCTCCAACACGATTCGGTGGGCTTGCCGCTTTTCTGAACCACGCTATTTCGAACGACAGGTCAAACGCCATGAAGAATGTATTCTCGCTGCTCGTCCTATTTGTTGTGATGTCACCAACTTTATGGGGCCAGCCGCCATCGGCTGCAGCGCCGAAAAAGGAACATGAATGGTTAAAGCAGTTTGAGGGACAATGGTCGTCCAGTTCGAAGACTGTCGCCGCGCCCGGTCAACCGTCGACCGAGTGTACAGGGTCGATGAAGTCCAGCATGCTCGGCGGCTTTTGGGTCGTCAACAAAATGCGGGGCCACGTCGGCGAAGTGACCTTCGACGCCATGCAGACGATCGGCTACGACTCAAAGAAGGAGAGATACTTTGGCACGTGGGTCGACACGATGATGGGGCACATGTGGCACTACGAAGGAACGGTCGACGAGTCCGGAAAAAAGCTGATTCTCGTTGCTGAAGGCCCCGATTTCACCGGAAGCGGCAAAGTGACGAAATATCGCGACAGCTACGAATTCAAATCGGCTGACCTGATTATCGCGACGTCCGAAGTGATGGGCGACGACGGCAAGTGGGTCACGTTCATGACCGGCGAAGTGAAACGCGATAAGCCCGAGTAGTTGGCCGCCGGCTGTGCACAATAAGACACGCCCGGTGGTTTAAGACGACCGGGCGTGTGTGGCTGCTTTTGCTGGAGATTTTCGGACCACTCGTCTTTACACAACGAGGCTTAGCATTTTCGTCACTGCCACGATGGCGAATACCAGCATCCATGCGATGAGAAAACCACCGATTCCCAGCCTGGTCGGTTTGTTGAATTGGAAGCCCGCGAATTCGATCACCTCTTCGCGATGCGGATTATTTGCGGGGACGGTGCATGGTTCTGAAACCGTTTCGTCCGGCATCACGGGCGTTCTTAGCAGTGTAAAAAACGGGTCCAGTTGAGCGGCCGACTGCGGTCGCGTGAGCAGCGCCGTCGACACTCCGACGACCAGCCCGGCACCCAGATAGCAGACACTTTGCCAGGCGTCCAACATTACGAAGCCATCACCTTCAGAACGGAACATGCTCGCAAGAGCGGGAAACTGTTCCAGAATTTCGTTCGGGTAGTATCCGACGACAAACCAGGCCAGTCCTGCCGCCGCCGTTGCTGTCCACACGGCTTTCGTGTTCCACCGCCGCCAGAAGATTCCGATCCACATGCTGATGCCGATGGCGGCTGGCGTCTTGATGATCACTTTCATCGCGTGAATCACATCGGTAAACGTCGCCTGCAGAATCAACGCCGCGACCACAATTCCGACGCCGGCAAACCGTCCCACCCAAACGTAGTGCTGTTCAGATCGGCCTGGCGCAATCAGCCGTTTGTAAACATTTTCTGTAAACAGGCCGCTCGACACCACCATCTGAGCATCACAGGTACTCATGACTGCCGCCAGCAACGACGCCAGCAACAAACCCACCAGTCCCGGAGCGATCGTCGGCAGAATGTCGTAGGCCGCGCGGCCGAACAGTTCGTCCGAGAATTTCTTTTCGGCATCATTGATTTCTTCCTGTTGTTCGGCCGACAAACTTTCGAAGTCGCCATTCGCTTTCACGTTCAACGATTCGTGTAACGCCTGGTCGGCCGGATCGCCCGATTCCAATAACGGGCTGCTGGTTCCCAGATACCAGGCCACGCAGGCCAGCCCGGTAAATGTCCAGGCGACAGTGCAAAATCGCTTCAAAAAGTTTCCGACCGTGAAACCAAACCGCCCTTCGTATTCTGTTTTTCCGGCTCCGCAAACGCCCATGATGTGCGGCTGCACAATGATGCCCGCCAGCGCCGTCAACGACAGCATGCAGACGTAGAAAATCGTGATTGGTTCGCGACTGAAGCGTTCAGCAAATTCCGCATCCGCCACGAAGTTAAACATGCCTGGCTTAAGCTCTTCATACTTCTGCAGCGCACCAAAGCCCCCAATCTGATGGAAGATAAACGGCAGCAGAAGTATCGAAAACGCGATCGTCAGCACGCCCTGAATAAAGTCAGTAATGATTGCCGCGCCCAGTCCGCCCGCCGCTCCGTAAGTGACGAATAGCACCGTCATCGCAAGAATCGCGTATTCGTAACCTTCTAACTGCCGCCAGCCGGTCGCGATTGTCAGCTTTGGCTTGGCGGGCTTGCCTTCCAGATCTTCCGCCGGTGGGGCGACATTGACGAACGACATTGTCGGCACCTGCAGGTTGATTTCCTGAGCCATCCGGTCAACTGCGTTTCCGGTGAGCGCATTGATCATTTTTCCGCTGCTAAACAGTGCTCCGGCGATAAACACGATCGATATCAGCATGCCGTAAAACGAATACAGCACGGCCGTTGCCGGACTGAAACGCGTGCCAAAAAAATCCGCCGTCGTGAGGGCTCGAATTCGCCGCAGCAGCGGAGCAATGAGCCAGTAGAACGGAGTTGCCGGCAGGTACAAAAATTGCCACCAAATGCCCGCCAGTCCCATTCGCCATGTTCCCGCGACAACGGTGATGGCCTGATCGCTGCTGGTGCCCGAGCCGAAGGCAAAGAACATCATAAAGATCTTGCCGAACCTGCGGCCGCCCATAAAGAAGTCGGCCGCGTCTGTGACTTTGCTGGCAGACCACAGGCCGACCACCAGAATGACGACAAAATAGATGGCCAGCACAATCCAGTCGAACGTGTGCATTCCCAGAAGAACGTCGGGCATCTGTCAGAACTCAATCGTATCAGAGAATAGGAAAGCGGCCGCGAATCCACTACGTTGCTGCGCAGACACGACGCTGGACGGTGACAATATCGCCGCCCACCGCGCAACACAATCCACCTGCGGACCGTGATGACGACTTCACTTGATCAGCTAGCGAACTACGACGGCATCCGCGTCACAATTCTCGGCCTGGGCAGATTCGGTGGCGGCATCGCGGCGGCTCGATTTCTGGCGTCTCGTGGAGCCATCGTGACCGTCACTGACATGCGGACGGAAGCCGAACTGGCTGAGTCTCTGACGGCGCTGGCGGACGTTGAAATTCACCGCTTCGCTTTGGGAGGTCACCCTGCAGACGTCTTCGAAACGTGTGATCTGCTGGTCGTGAACCCGGCGGTTAAACCGGGGTCTCCACATGTCGAACAAAGCCGCAGCGCGGG
This DNA window, taken from Fuerstiella marisgermanici, encodes the following:
- a CDS encoding DUF1579 domain-containing protein, producing the protein MKNVFSLLVLFVVMSPTLWGQPPSAAAPKKEHEWLKQFEGQWSSSSKTVAAPGQPSTECTGSMKSSMLGGFWVVNKMRGHVGEVTFDAMQTIGYDSKKERYFGTWVDTMMGHMWHYEGTVDESGKKLILVAEGPDFTGSGKVTKYRDSYEFKSADLIIATSEVMGDDGKWVTFMTGEVKRDKPE
- a CDS encoding sodium:solute symporter family protein — translated: MPDVLLGMHTFDWIVLAIYFVVILVVGLWSASKVTDAADFFMGGRRFGKIFMMFFAFGSGTSSDQAITVVAGTWRMGLAGIWWQFLYLPATPFYWLIAPLLRRIRALTTADFFGTRFSPATAVLYSFYGMLISIVFIAGALFSSGKMINALTGNAVDRMAQEINLQVPTMSFVNVAPPAEDLEGKPAKPKLTIATGWRQLEGYEYAILAMTVLFVTYGAAGGLGAAIITDFIQGVLTIAFSILLLPFIFHQIGGFGALQKYEELKPGMFNFVADAEFAERFSREPITIFYVCMLSLTALAGIIVQPHIMGVCGAGKTEYEGRFGFTVGNFLKRFCTVAWTFTGLACVAWYLGTSSPLLESGDPADQALHESLNVKANGDFESLSAEQQEEINDAEKKFSDELFGRAAYDILPTIAPGLVGLLLASLLAAVMSTCDAQMVVSSGLFTENVYKRLIAPGRSEQHYVWVGRFAGVGIVVAALILQATFTDVIHAMKVIIKTPAAIGISMWIGIFWRRWNTKAVWTATAAAGLAWFVVGYYPNEILEQFPALASMFRSEGDGFVMLDAWQSVCYLGAGLVVGVSTALLTRPQSAAQLDPFFTLLRTPVMPDETVSEPCTVPANNPHREEVIEFAGFQFNKPTRLGIGGFLIAWMLVFAIVAVTKMLSLVV